One segment of Manihot esculenta cultivar AM560-2 chromosome 4, M.esculenta_v8, whole genome shotgun sequence DNA contains the following:
- the LOC110612645 gene encoding RING-H2 finger protein ATL77, translating to MSPPFFVLEVRIHRFCRKLLRNLQGDLIEIGTRPLAPTSAFLFQIHSYDLFSEQPCKSRLDYLFSSLNLDETLRDFLACSVACFLVFIANKQPFLGRHVVADTDVALEYLIAGDPIDRTMIIDDEPGEVVARGASISALNKLKKQRSFTKSSSDGDGDDCVICLEGLSGSREALTKMTCNHIFHERCIFGWLKIRNSCPTCRWELED from the coding sequence ATGTCGCCACCCTTTTTCGTTTTGGAGGTTCGCATCCACCGCTTTTGCAGAAAATTACTCAGAAACCTTCAAGGAGACCTGATCGAGATTGGAACCCGCCCACTTGCTCCAACCTCCGCTTTCCTCTTCCAAATTCATTCCTATGACCTATTTTCTGAGCAACCATGCAAAAGCCGTCTTGATTATCTCTTCTCTTCCTTAAATCTTGACGAGACTCTCCGCGATTTCTTAGCTTGTAGCGTTGCTTGCTTCCTCGTTTTCATAGCAAATAAGCAACCTTTCTTGGGGCGTCATGTGGTGGCCGACACGGACGTTGCCCTTGAGTACTTGATTGCCGGAGATCCCATTGATCGGACAATGATAATAGACGACGAGCCTGGAGAAGTGGTTGCCAGAGGCGCATCGATTTCTGCACTAAACAAGCTGAAGAAGCAGAGGTCTTTTACGAAGAGCAGCAGTGATGGCGATGGAGACGACTGTGTGATTTGCTTGGAGGGATTATCCGGCAGCCGGGAGGCACTCACAAAGATGACATGCAATCATATATTTCATGAAAGGTGCATCTTTGGGTGGTTGAAGATTCGGAATTCATGCCCGACTTGTCGATGGGAGCTTGAGGATTAA